The Kryptolebias marmoratus isolate JLee-2015 unplaced genomic scaffold, ASM164957v2 Scaffold29, whole genome shotgun sequence genome contains the following window.
TCCTGGGGTTAGACcagacaacaaaaagacaactaGCCACCTGATCTTTATAActtcatcaaacacaacatattttgattcCATTACgtagatcttttaaagacaaacccagcacagtttgaattttaaaaatcaatctgGTAGTTACcgatttattgtcaaaaaaggATCATCAGAATTGGTCTAAATGAATACAATTCCTAAAACAGGCAGCAATAGGAAATCtgtctttaacttcctggaacttCTGTTCGCACGCATCTGTTCGCACTGAAGCTGAGGAActgatctgattggctgtaaattttccTTTTACTCCTTCATGGATAACACATGAGCAAAACAGTCAACAGTGCCAGCTCCCTCTGacaggtttgttttctgtagctTATAAATTTGAAttgtaaaatgaatgaatgaattaccCGTGCATTGTTTAACGGATGTGAGTGGACAGGTGGCCTTGCTGCTAAGACTCCTTTCATCAGAACAGCaccttgtttttgtaaaaagtaaagaattaaaaaaactcaTTGGATCATAACCAGAGGAACATAATActgttgttgttctttatttaaaccaaatgaATGTTCTCCAGGTGCTGCCTTTTATGAAGACCTGACAGTTTgaactttcttctgttttaaaacttatCGCAGTAAATGAGGATCAGACCAGTGAGGgggttcattttaaataaaccagatTCTGTGTTGAACTTAACCTGGGTATGCCTATTataagtattcacccccttggatgtttttttaatgctgacacgaatcaatcatggtcattttaaattgtccttttttacaaaaaaacaaaaaaaaattcagtgttAAAGTGAAATCAAACAGAGTTAAAATATGCTATGATTGCATGAATATTCatcccctttaaagtgactgtcttACTTCAACTCAGAGAAGAAAGGATTGAAAAGTAGAAGTCAGAGGATGGATCCAAAGGGATTTCCAAGGTCCTAAacatcccaggagttctgttagaCCAGTCATGAAGAACATTAGGAGTATGGACCATGTGCAGGCTGTCCTTACAGCCTGAGAGACCATGCAGCAGGACAGTGAgagacacctgggagctctctgaaggagttttAGGCTTCAGCAGCAGAGACTGTAAATCCAACACCTGTCTGAACTTTAttggagagtggcaaagagaacatctctgttgaagaaaacttaaATCTCCATTGTTTGGAGACTGTAGTCAAGGTTTAGTGCctgttattgtcatttttatttgacctgTGTGAATCTGATGTTCTCTGAGCTCAGGCACTGTTTTAATCATTAACTACAGAACATCTCTTAGTGTTTGGAAGtgtatatttaaaagaaacatttctgatCTAAAAACATGGACAAATTTTAGATCATGTGCTGTAAGGATCCTAGTCTGCTGAGGTTTATGTCATGAAGATGTTTCTCAGAGTCAGACTTCAGTTTGACACCAgggaagttttgttttgatcctGAAATCTAACTCAGACCAGGTTAGGTTTCCAGCAtcagttaccatggtaacaTACCCAGTTCAAACCCAAACTGATGTTATCTGTATAAGACACCAGATGAGACTGTCTGTCTGAACCTGTAGGTGATGGAAACGTCACCAACTGTGGGCTTTAATGTGGGAACTCTGGACCTGGACAAGAAGACATCGCTCACTGTGTGGGATGTTGGTGGACAGAAGAGCATGAGAGTCAATTGGAAGTGAGTAAATGCACACCTGAAGATCccaacaaactgacaaacagatgAGTAAGACAGGTGAAATGCGTGTGCAGGTATTACTTGGACGACTGCAAGGCGTTGGTGTTCGTGGTGGACAGTAGCGATCAGACTCGTATGCCAGAGGCCCAAAAGGCTCTGGAGAAGATACTGCGTGATGAGAGACTGGAAGGAGTTCCTCTGATGGTCCTGGCCAACAAGAAGGACCTACCTAACTCCATGACCATACGGGAGGTAGGACCCAAGGACTACAGAGGGGGACAGGAACCATGGGGAGGGTGGTAAGGAGCTTTGAAGGGGAATTGGAAACCAAGGAAagcaatttataaaaaaaaaaaaaaaaatgaagctaaagAAGCTGTTGAGTTTGAGGTATTACAagatgtttaaatttatttttacaataagtCTTAGTGTGTtgaacttgttctttttttctaattttgtcttcagtcatttgaaaaaaagagcaatattagcaatttttaaaaatatcaacaaatcatcatgtttataatttgttgtttttatttatctcaaGCTGACTGCATGTTGGCCACCATGACAACAAGACATCCAACTTATTCTGCCGTTACTGCTCAGTTCTGCTTGGTGTTGGATTcataaaacaatctgttttaaACTCATGAAGAATTATCAGAgtccacctttgaggaggcagTCTGGGCACTGGAGGGAAGAGGAATCCATTACCATGGCAGACGTCACTGAGGAAGTCAAAAAGCTCCCCGGTGGAAGAGATTCCCCCTGAGTTCTGAAGGTTCTGGatgttgtggggctgtcatggttgacacgTCTCTTCAGTGCTGCATGGAGGACAAGGACAACACCTGCAGAGTGGCAGACGGGGGTGGTGGTTCCCATCTTTAGAAAGAGGGACTGGGGAGTGTTCCAGCTTTTGGGGGATCACACTTCACGCTCCATCTGATTGTCCAACctcagatccaggaggagcCGTGTGGCTTGTGTCCCTGTAGTGGAACAGTGGAGCAGATCTTCACCCTGGCAGGGTTGCTAAGAAGGTCATGAGGATGTTGACTCTCCAGTCTGCATGTGTACTTCTGGAGAAAGCTTCTGACAGAGATCCTAGAGGCTGTGGGGGTGCTGTGGGACTATGGGGTGCTTGGTTGCTTCTGAGGACCATCTAGTCCTGCAAATCCATTgctatggatttttttttgttttttttgcaatgtgACCCACTCAAGTCACTCATTccattttttcccatttttattttaccagaaaaaaagaaaaatgatctttttcaaGGGTGACCTGGCCAAGAGGTCAGTAGCACACATCATAAAATAATGACCAAAACCAAGTAgcagtataaaataaaacagatcacTTTAGCGAGTGGTTAAGATTAATCCAAGTCCATAAAGTGAACCGAGTTTACCACCACTAATCCACATGTCGGTTTTACCGGGGGGGTTCCTTGCAGCTGCCCTAAGATGGAGTTCTTTTCTCAAGTTTTGCTGAATCGTGTTCAGGACAGCAGGGGGCAGTGCAGTCTGATGTGACCTACACTTCCTGGTCTCATCTTCccctgtcctcctcttcctccccccagGTCTCCACCCAGCTGAACCTCCCCAGTTACAAAGACCGGCGGTGGGAGATCCAGGCCTGCAGCGCTGTGCAGGGACTGGGTCTGCAGCAGGCCTTCCTGTCCATCAACAAGATGATCAAGAGGAGCTGAGACGACGAGACGGCAGGAGAACCAGAGGAGAGCACAATCTGCCACTTTTtactttatgaatttatttataaagataaaaccaataaagtttttatttttgattgaaCAGTCTGATCATAtttatgacttcctgttttgactCGGACAAATGATTATTTGAATACATTTGGTTGATAAACAAGTCTCTacagcttctttttcttcttggtgGCAGTGGTGTCTGATCTGAGTGCATGCAGATTTCTGAGACGGAACCAAGACTGGAGCAGCAACAGGATCGGAACTAGGACCCAGAGTCCGTTAAAGAACAGCAGGTAGATCCACAGGTGGAGCCAGTTGGATGTATCCAGGTGAGGACTGCCCAGCAACCAATCAGGACAGAAGGTCATCCAACCACCGTAAAGCTCACACACGCTCAAAGCGATCTGCAAAAAGTGCCTGTAGACAGGTAAAAGATGAATACAAGTCACATGGACAGATGcacactttaaaatactgttgttggCCAAGGCACACAATGAAGAGATGACATCAAACACAAGAGTCTACAAAAGTAGAGAACAgtaaactgaagccaaaatgtttttaaattaagtgcgtacaaatgcatttaaaaaacgACTTACAGCCACCAAGAGTTGAAGTCTGTCTAATATGTAGGAGCAGCTGGTTCAACCttagttgtgattcacccatcataggactaatatttcttccctctgtggtctataaactctccttttgatcagctgcagcagtaatctccttccacgAGTTTTGACCAGTTTGAgtatctctgtgatctctcacagagggatcatagaaatgctgatacaggcgaaccagctccgctagagcagcaaaatcatccattttgaaaaGAGCCCAGTCCGTGCCAAGTTACCAAAATTAGGAGGTGCACAACCATGCGACGCGACACCACGCAGGGCCTTGGTGCAGGGgaggggacagcgcgattgtgtcactgttggcgtgTGCACCCAAAGTATAAATGTAGCTTAAGGCTGCAGGAGGTCAGACGGGTATACAGAAGCCTTTTAGGgccacagacagacacgggTCTTTCATGAAACAGTTCTGTAAAGTGGACACAGACCAGTCTGCCATTCATAAAACACTGATGGGTCCATTCATGTCCTGTACAGACGGGAGcgttcagaaatgaagtgaaCAGAGTGGAACGAAGAGAGGTGGAGaataaaaatcagctgtttttatgtgttgctCAACGCTTTACTTGTACAATGGATGTCTCCCAAACAGACGGAGACAGGGAGAGACAGATAGAGACAGACAGGCTGACggagacagacagggagagacagacaggcagacagagaccgagagagacagacaggcagacggagacagagagagacagacaggcagacggagacagagagagacagacaggcagacggagacagagagagacagacaggcagacggAGACCTGTTATATATAGACATGTTATAGCATCAAATCACTAAATATTCTCATTAAACAAACCTAATAACTTTTAGTATTATTACATGTAGTCATTTATTAGAATTATCTAAAGTATTTTAACAGTATTACTTGTAGTACTTCTAATATTACCTGTAATACACTAGCAGTAATATGTGTAGTACTTTGACAATGTTACCTGTAGTAATAATACCTATAGTACTATAGCAATATTACCTGTGGTACTGTAGTGGTATTACTTGTAGTAAATTAGTAAATGTTAAAACCTGTAGTACCTTAACAATATTACCTTTTTTAGAATTATCTGTAGTACTTTATCAGTGTTACCTGTAGTACTTGTCGTTCAGTATTGCATGTATGAGCAGGAGAGCGATCAGAGAGACGAGGACGACCGTGAGAATCTCCACTGAGACAATGATTGGATCCGAAACCAACCAGCGACTGTCGGCTTTACTATATTCCTTCCCTGCAGGTGAGATAAAGGTCAACAAAGTCTTTATTTACCATTTGTACATTCACATCAAGTTTAGGCACCAAGGAATACTGATGCAGATCTTTCCAGTAACACAATagtataataaaaatacaggagCCAAAGGTAAGTATTGCACATATTACTTTGTGCTGCTCTGCCCAATCACCCCTCAATGAGCTGACTTCATCTTTACAGACATGGACCCCTCCACTACGCTGGGGTGAGGATTCTATGGAGGGAAACCGTAAACTAACCAACTTTCTACAAACACAGGTTCACAGTTTCCAATTTAATCCAAGTTATTACTGTTTGCTTGTGATCGTGTAGATTTTAGGAGCCATGatattagattttaaaacaaaaacaacaaacaaccagAGGCATAAACAAAATTACCccctgtaaaacaaaaaagcaaccaCAGACATGTAAACAAATTCACCctgctgtaaaaacaacaaccacatACATCTAAACAGACTAtcctgaagacaaaaacaacaaccaaagacatgtaaacaaacaaagctttctataaacaaaaactgagacatactaaaaacaacaaaaagaaaagaacaaattcCTCCCACAAGAGTCAGGTGGACGATGACATCATAGAAGAGCCACAGCAGGACCCATCTGTCCATCGGAGAACTCTGTCCACTGAACATGCCAGTCAGGAGGACAGCAGCCAACACCTGGAGGCTACATACTAACAGAGACAGCACAGAGACCAGAGACAGGCTGGGGGACACTGCTGAGTCCATGTGCAGATACTAGTACTGCAGTCAGACCTGTGGAGCTAAGTTTTTTAGCTGTGCAGAGACTTTGCAGTGATCTCTGAGTGTGACCCCACCCCTCTAACCCTGATTGAACCCTCTGTTTTTCAAATCCCACCGCTGTTCTCTTATTGGTTGTTGGCGAGAACACCCCATTCTCTCCTAGACATAGAAGTCAAAGGTCAACAGTGTACTTAGAGATAAATCACACATGGTTTTACAGtcctgggaaaaagaaagtctggCCTTTTTTAGTCCTAGAGGTTGACttttcaggacataataaaactgatctggtctttaccaggttctacaATGATTCAGATCTAATCTGAAGTGAGCAAAAACACACTACAAATTTCAGCatcacattatttattaaacaaaaactggtttCAGCCCCTGATCATctagaacctcctttagcagcaataaggTTTGTCTGTAGGACTTTATtagtctctcacatggttgttgaggaattttggcccaatTTTTTCCAACATTGCTTCTGTTCATTAAGGTCTGCAGACACTAGTTTCTGCTTAGCTTTGTGAAGGTCcaaccacagcatttcaatcaggttgaggttctggggCATCATGTATGAATAGTGTGTTGCACGTGTCATGTTCCATGCACACTTTAGGATGTATCAAAATGAACATTGCATGAAACCTGTCGTGAGACTGTACAGACACCATGCAAATGGTTTCAGCTGATAGTATCAAACTACAAAGTACTGCC
Protein-coding sequences here:
- the arl11 gene encoding ADP-ribosylation factor-like protein 11, which produces MTCSTVLIGCSPEGADTPERFSHLAGWFWFHQTEEEMGQSSSTYPQVILVGLDSAGKSTLLAKLLTGKVMETSPTVGFNVGTLDLDKKTSLTVWDVGGQKSMRVNWKYYLDDCKALVFVVDSSDQTRMPEAQKALEKILRDERLEGVPLMVLANKKDLPNSMTIREVSTQLNLPSYKDRRWEIQACSAVQGLGLQQAFLSINKMIKRS
- the ebpl gene encoding emopamil-binding protein-like; amino-acid sequence: IKTLLTFISPAGKEYSKADSRWLVSDPIIVSVEILTVVLVSLIALLLIHAILNDKYYRHFLQIALSVCELYGGWMTFCPDWLLGSPHLDTSNWLHLWIYLLFFNGLWVLVPILLLLQSWFRLRNLHALRSDTTATKKKKKL